AGCAGTGCCCGGGTGTAGGGGTGGCGCGGGTTGTCGAAGACGTCGTCCACGTCTCCGGTTTCCACAATCTTGCCGAGGTACATCACGGCCACACGGTCTGAAATGTGCCGGACCACCGAGAGGTCATGCGCCACCATCAGGTAGCTCAGGCCCAGCTCTGCCCGGAGCTTGTCCAACAGGTTGATCACGCCGGCCTGGACGGAGACGTCCAAGGCAGAAACCGGTTCGTCCAGGACCACGAGCTTGGGGTTGACCGCCAGTGCCCGGGCAATGCCGATGCGCTGGCGCTGGCCTCCGGAGAACTGGTTGGGGAAGCGGTTCACATGGTCAGGTTGCAGGCCCACCAGCTTCATGAGTTCCATGATGCGTTTCTTGATGGCGGCCTTGGGCATGCCCAGGTTTTCCAGCGGTTCGGCCAGGACCTCGTACACCGTGAAGCGCGGATCCAGGGCGCCCGTGGGGTCTTGGAAGACCATCTGCATTTCTTTGCGCATGGCCATGGTGGTCTTGTGGTTGGTTGCTGCCTTGTTGCTGACGCCGCCGATCACCACTTCGCCCACCTGGTCAGGGTGGAACTCCATGATTTCCAGGAGCGTGGTGGTCTTGCCGCAGCCGGACTCCCCCACAATGGAGACGCACTCGCCTTCGCGGATGTCGAAGCTCAGGCCGTCCACGGCCTTGACCGTGCCGATCCGTCGCTTGATCAAGGCACCTTTGAGCAGCGGGAAGTGCTTCTTCACGTCCTTGAGTTCCAGGACCTTGGTACGCTCGCCGCGCGCCACGCCGTCGAACTTTGAGATGGGCTTGGGCGGTGCGTGGAAGATCTTGTGCGCGTCCGCGTCGCCGGAGAGTTCATTGGACTTGATGCACGCAGCCTTATGCCCCAACGTCTGGCCCTCAACACCGGGGACGGTGATGAGCTCCGGCTCACCGTGCAGGCAGGCGTCGCTGACCAAGGGGCAGCGGGCGGCGAATGAGCACCCGGTCACTGGCAATGCGAGGTTGGGCGGCGTTCCTTCGATAGGAACCAGCGACTGCTTGGTGGCGGTGTCCACGCGCGGGACGGCACCCAGCAAGCCGAGCGTGTACGGCATCCGGGGGTTGTAGTAGATGTCCTCCACAGTTCCGGTTTCCACGGGCTTGCCGGCATACATGACCATGATGTCGTCGGCCATGCCGGCTACGACGCCGAGGTCGTGCGTGATCATGACGACGGCGGCGCCGGTTTCCTCCTGCGCGGTGTGCAGGACTTCCAGCACCTGCGCCTGGATGGTGACGTCCAACGCCGTCGTGGGTTCATCCGCTATAAGTACGCGAGGATCGTTGGCGATGGCGATGGCGATCATGACGCGCTGGCGCATTCCGCCGGAAAATTCGTGCGGGAATGCTTTGAGCCGGTCCTTGGGGCTTGGGATGCCCACCATCCGCAAAAGGTCGACGGCGCGGGCTTCTTTCGCTTGCTTGCTCATGGTGGGGTTGTGGA
The sequence above is a segment of the Arthrobacter sp. StoSoilB22 genome. Coding sequences within it:
- a CDS encoding ABC transporter ATP-binding protein: MSTNITPAERLRDAGLYAPGDAVLSVRDLNVRFNSENGVVHAVRGVDFDLMPGKTLGIVGESGSGKSVTSMAIMGLLPETADITGSVRYKGKELLGLSDKAMCKHRGSDIAMVFQDPLSSLTPVYTVGNQIIEALTVHNPTMSKQAKEARAVDLLRMVGIPSPKDRLKAFPHEFSGGMRQRVMIAIAIANDPRVLIADEPTTALDVTIQAQVLEVLHTAQEETGAAVVMITHDLGVVAGMADDIMVMYAGKPVETGTVEDIYYNPRMPYTLGLLGAVPRVDTATKQSLVPIEGTPPNLALPVTGCSFAARCPLVSDACLHGEPELITVPGVEGQTLGHKAACIKSNELSGDADAHKIFHAPPKPISKFDGVARGERTKVLELKDVKKHFPLLKGALIKRRIGTVKAVDGLSFDIREGECVSIVGESGCGKTTTLLEIMEFHPDQVGEVVIGGVSNKAATNHKTTMAMRKEMQMVFQDPTGALDPRFTVYEVLAEPLENLGMPKAAIKKRIMELMKLVGLQPDHVNRFPNQFSGGQRQRIGIARALAVNPKLVVLDEPVSALDVSVQAGVINLLDKLRAELGLSYLMVAHDLSVVRHISDRVAVMYLGKIVETGDVDDVFDNPRHPYTRALLSAIPVPDPSLERTRERIILQGDLPSPLDAPKGCNFATRCPVFAALPAAKQEKCLTLEPPLASEKEGTQDFACFFPDGEIDADMLVVHA